A single genomic interval of Adhaeribacter pallidiroseus harbors:
- a CDS encoding acyloxyacyl hydrolase has product MFFYQSGFAQVHLPLSLGVTYQHGLVLVHSPKIRHLQGVQPQGVEINLQYQTTGTKFWHQQYQYPRLGLSIIALNYKEPTLGKSLAASIYLNKLIHRQKQHTLSMRIGTGLAYFSNHFDRRLNATNNVISAPFNAVIQLRTEYERLINSTFSVVAAAGINHYSNGGNSKPNLGINIGTLSLGVNFYSYRTIDRLVQPWPVVNHPLTFTISGSAGVKQRDDFDTVSYVVKSAAIAAMRQLNPKSTLLLGLEGFYDPSLIPRRNWDPRVKPGTSPDIKRVAFNFGHELAIGKLGFGTYVGWYAYRPYKSDAPFYQRLEMRYPITRFIYVAAGLKLHDLIKADVIEYRLGLRLWNKQK; this is encoded by the coding sequence TTGTTTTTTTATCAGTCAGGTTTTGCTCAGGTGCACTTGCCTCTTAGTTTAGGCGTAACCTATCAACACGGTTTAGTACTGGTACATAGTCCTAAAATAAGGCACCTGCAAGGGGTGCAGCCCCAAGGAGTTGAAATAAACCTGCAATACCAGACTACTGGCACTAAATTTTGGCACCAACAATACCAGTATCCCCGGTTAGGTTTGTCGATTATTGCCCTTAATTACAAGGAGCCTACTTTGGGCAAATCACTGGCGGCCAGTATTTACCTGAATAAATTAATCCATCGGCAAAAACAGCATACCTTGAGCATGCGCATCGGTACCGGATTGGCGTATTTCAGTAATCATTTTGACCGCCGCCTAAATGCCACGAATAACGTAATCAGTGCCCCCTTCAATGCCGTTATTCAACTACGAACCGAATACGAACGCCTTATTAATTCTACGTTTTCGGTAGTTGCAGCAGCCGGTATAAACCATTATTCTAATGGTGGCAATTCTAAACCAAACTTGGGAATAAACATTGGCACTCTTAGCCTGGGCGTAAATTTTTACAGTTATCGAACGATTGATCGCCTGGTGCAGCCGTGGCCAGTCGTAAACCACCCGTTAACTTTTACTATAAGCGGGAGCGCCGGCGTTAAACAACGCGACGATTTTGATACAGTTTCGTACGTGGTTAAATCCGCGGCTATCGCGGCCATGCGCCAACTTAATCCAAAAAGTACTCTACTGCTAGGACTAGAAGGCTTTTACGATCCGTCGTTAATCCCGCGCCGTAATTGGGACCCGCGGGTAAAACCGGGCACTTCGCCGGATATAAAAAGAGTTGCGTTTAATTTTGGGCACGAGTTAGCTATTGGTAAGTTAGGATTTGGGACTTACGTGGGCTGGTATGCTTACCGGCCCTACAAATCAGATGCGCCTTTTTACCAGCGTTTAGAAATGCGCTACCCCATTACCCGATTTATTTACGTAGCTGCTGGTTTAAAA
- a CDS encoding porin family protein, which translates to MKKIAFLLFTALTISFASQAQIGIKLGANLTNLAGDLQDEDNFQNKLGFVGGITYNIPLSSDNFVSIQPELLYSQKGYKRADYTVTNPATPTTPSQQLRYEGKVNYSYLDLPILLKINAGPVFFEAGPQFSYLLGIKDNTEVTDVATGIDFESYNKVNKDALAEFEVGYAAGVGVQIPMGLTLNLRYNGSVSALAKDDNGDELANARNSVYQATIGFKLPTGTK; encoded by the coding sequence ATGAAAAAGATTGCATTTTTACTATTTACAGCTTTAACAATATCATTTGCTTCACAAGCTCAGATAGGTATAAAACTTGGCGCAAACCTAACCAATTTAGCCGGTGATTTACAAGATGAAGATAACTTCCAGAATAAACTAGGTTTTGTAGGTGGTATTACCTATAACATCCCGCTATCCAGCGATAATTTTGTGTCTATCCAGCCAGAGTTACTGTATTCGCAAAAAGGTTATAAGCGAGCCGATTATACCGTTACTAACCCAGCCACTCCAACTACTCCAAGTCAGCAATTGCGGTATGAAGGTAAAGTAAATTACAGTTATCTGGATTTACCCATCTTGTTAAAAATTAACGCTGGTCCGGTATTTTTTGAAGCAGGTCCTCAGTTTTCATATCTGTTAGGCATTAAAGATAATACCGAAGTAACGGATGTTGCTACCGGAATTGATTTTGAATCCTATAACAAGGTTAACAAAGATGCCTTAGCTGAATTTGAAGTTGGCTATGCCGCTGGTGTAGGGGTTCAGATTCCAATGGGTTTAACTTTAAACTTACGTTATAATGGTAGTGTAAGTGCTTTAGCTAAAGATGATAATGGTGATGAGTTAGCTAACGCCCGTAACTCGGTTTATCAAGCAACTATTGGTTTTAAACTGCCAACTGGTACCAAATAA
- a CDS encoding dipeptidase, whose product MNPTSYLEANKDRFISELLDLLRIPSVSADPAFSNDVLRAADYLAQKLRDAGADNVEICPTAGYPIIYGEKIIDSASPTVLVYGHYDVQPADPYELWHSPPFEPVIKENKIYARGACDDKGQLYMHIKAFELMMQQNQLPCNLKFMLEGEEEIGSNNLDIFVQQNKARLQADVIVISDTGIIANDVPSITSGLRGMSYVEVEVTGPNRDLHSGLYGGAVANPINVLCQMIASLHDENNHITIPGFYDNVQELTAEERAEMAKAPFNVEDYKSALQLGDVHGEAGYSTMERNSIRPTLDVNGIWGGYTGEGAKTVIASKAFAKISMRLVPNQTSEEITEKFKKHFTAIAPKSVTVQVKPHHGGEPVVTPTNSIAYQAASRAFEQTFGKKPIPVRSGGSIPIVAMFKSELGIDTVLMGFGLDSDAIHSPNEHYGIFNFLKGIETIPYFYKFYAEMSKSK is encoded by the coding sequence ATGAACCCCACTTCTTACCTTGAAGCTAATAAAGACCGGTTTATCTCGGAACTATTGGATTTGCTGCGGATCCCATCCGTGAGCGCTGATCCTGCTTTTAGCAACGATGTATTACGAGCAGCTGATTATCTGGCGCAGAAACTACGGGATGCGGGGGCCGATAACGTAGAAATTTGCCCTACGGCGGGTTACCCGATAATTTATGGCGAAAAAATAATTGATTCCGCTTCGCCAACAGTGTTGGTATATGGGCATTACGATGTGCAACCCGCCGATCCGTACGAATTATGGCATTCGCCGCCATTTGAACCGGTAATTAAAGAGAATAAAATATACGCTAGGGGTGCTTGCGACGATAAAGGCCAGTTGTATATGCACATTAAGGCCTTTGAATTGATGATGCAGCAAAACCAATTGCCTTGCAATCTCAAATTTATGCTAGAAGGCGAAGAGGAAATAGGCTCCAATAATTTAGATATATTCGTGCAGCAAAACAAAGCGCGGTTACAAGCCGATGTAATAGTTATTTCGGATACTGGTATTATTGCCAACGATGTTCCGTCTATTACCTCGGGTTTACGGGGCATGAGTTACGTAGAAGTAGAAGTTACCGGCCCAAACCGCGACTTGCATTCGGGTTTATACGGCGGGGCGGTGGCTAATCCTATAAACGTTTTGTGCCAAATGATTGCTTCTCTCCACGACGAAAACAATCACATTACTATTCCGGGTTTTTACGATAATGTGCAGGAACTAACAGCTGAAGAACGCGCCGAAATGGCGAAAGCGCCTTTTAATGTGGAAGACTATAAAAGCGCGCTCCAATTAGGTGATGTACACGGCGAAGCCGGTTATTCTACCATGGAGCGGAACTCTATTCGCCCTACCCTGGATGTAAATGGCATTTGGGGCGGCTACACCGGCGAAGGGGCCAAAACCGTAATTGCTTCTAAAGCTTTTGCTAAAATATCGATGCGACTGGTACCCAACCAAACTTCTGAAGAAATAACGGAAAAATTTAAAAAACACTTTACCGCTATTGCCCCCAAGAGTGTTACGGTACAAGTAAAGCCCCACCACGGCGGCGAACCCGTAGTAACGCCCACCAACTCTATTGCTTACCAGGCAGCCAGTAGAGCTTTTGAACAAACTTTTGGCAAAAAACCTATTCCGGTACGCAGTGGAGGTAGTATTCCTATTGTAGCGATGTTCAAGTCAGAGTTAGGAATTGATACCGTATTGATGGGTTTTGGTCTTGACTCGGATGCTATTCATTCTCCGAATGAACATTATGGAATTTTTAATTTTTTAAAAGGCATTGAAACCATTCCTTATTTCTATAAATTTTACGCCGAGATGAGCAAAAGTAAATAA
- the plsY gene encoding glycerol-3-phosphate 1-O-acyltransferase PlsY → MEILWIIGLLIAAYLIGSIATAVWVGKRFYGIDVRDYGSKNGGATNTFRVLGKKPGTFVLLFDILKGWAATSLAHVLVQVHAISPENLIYYQLAFGILAVVGHVFPVYVGFKGGKGVATLLGMVLAIQPQAALICIGIFIVVLLLFKYVSLGSMIGALAFPLLLILIPDFHPDKPVLTIFGFLLAGLVVYTHRKNINRLVHGVESKVPISLFGKRH, encoded by the coding sequence ATGGAAATTCTCTGGATTATCGGATTATTGATTGCGGCTTATTTAATCGGTTCTATAGCAACCGCAGTTTGGGTAGGTAAACGGTTTTACGGAATTGATGTACGTGATTATGGGAGTAAAAATGGCGGAGCCACTAATACTTTCCGGGTTCTGGGCAAAAAACCCGGTACATTTGTCTTGCTTTTTGATATTTTAAAAGGATGGGCCGCCACTTCCTTGGCCCATGTGTTGGTACAAGTGCATGCTATTTCGCCGGAAAACTTAATTTATTATCAGTTGGCTTTCGGTATTCTGGCGGTAGTAGGGCACGTGTTTCCGGTGTACGTAGGCTTTAAAGGCGGTAAAGGAGTAGCAACTTTGTTGGGCATGGTACTGGCCATTCAACCCCAGGCGGCTCTTATTTGCATCGGTATTTTTATTGTGGTGCTGTTACTCTTTAAATACGTTTCGTTGGGGTCCATGATTGGTGCCTTAGCCTTTCCGCTGTTATTAATTTTGATTCCGGATTTTCACCCGGATAAACCCGTACTTACTATATTTGGTTTTTTACTGGCCGGCTTAGTTGTATATACCCATCGCAAAAATATTAATCGTTTAGTACATGGCGTAGAAAGCAAAGTTCCCATAAGCTTATTTGGTAAACGCCATTAA
- the prmA gene encoding 50S ribosomal protein L11 methyltransferase, with amino-acid sequence MDFIQVSITAPAELVDILTAELSQYGYDTFMETETGLEAYTTEDVFSEAYVTSVLERYNQGGQLTYETQKIEKQNWNAEWEKNFEPLLIGDVCSVRASFHPQPEHVQYDIIINPKMSFGTGHHETTTLMIENQLTVDHTNKRVLDMGCGTGILAIMACKLGAANIVAVDIEDWTVENARENAEVNNCAGIEVRLGDVQQIAADEPYDLVLANINRNVLLDDIPAYSQKLLPGGFLVISGFYTEDLELIQEKAQSADLEFTSVRTKNNWVSAVFSKRP; translated from the coding sequence ATGGATTTTATACAAGTTTCCATTACTGCTCCTGCCGAATTAGTAGACATTTTAACCGCTGAATTAAGTCAGTATGGGTACGATACATTCATGGAAACGGAAACTGGTTTAGAAGCCTATACCACCGAGGACGTTTTTTCGGAGGCCTATGTAACGTCTGTTCTCGAACGCTATAACCAAGGCGGCCAACTTACCTACGAAACCCAGAAAATTGAAAAACAAAACTGGAACGCGGAGTGGGAAAAAAACTTTGAACCCTTGCTGATTGGTGATGTTTGCTCGGTGCGGGCTTCTTTTCATCCGCAACCAGAACACGTGCAGTACGACATTATCATCAATCCCAAAATGTCGTTTGGTACCGGCCATCACGAAACCACTACCCTCATGATTGAAAACCAGCTCACCGTCGACCACACCAACAAGCGCGTGTTAGATATGGGCTGCGGCACCGGCATTCTGGCTATTATGGCCTGCAAACTTGGGGCAGCCAACATTGTAGCGGTAGACATTGAAGATTGGACCGTAGAAAACGCCCGCGAGAATGCAGAAGTTAATAACTGCGCTGGCATTGAGGTACGATTAGGCGATGTCCAGCAAATTGCTGCTGATGAACCTTACGACCTGGTTTTAGCCAATATAAATCGTAATGTTTTACTGGACGATATTCCGGCTTACTCGCAAAAACTATTGCCCGGAGGTTTTTTGGTAATAAGCGGATTTTACACCGAGGATTTAGAGCTGATTCAGGAAAAAGCTCAAAGCGCTGATTTAGAATTTACCTCGGTGCGCACTAAAAACAATTGGGTATCGGCAGTATTTAGCAAACGCCCTTGA
- a CDS encoding DUF6150 family protein, which translates to MLVSLLLSLFTFLGHPTAAAPTTSASVNHINTLKPAPEFCNIYGSVFLTSDPKYKRLARYTVYLEPNEAFANLVVFKEENKLFADKPGLWHPASGYDFADHVLYLTTNRAFADFSIYYTKSRSFAGCKE; encoded by the coding sequence ATGCTGGTAAGTTTATTATTGTCTTTGTTTACTTTTTTAGGGCACCCTACTGCGGCGGCACCAACTACCAGCGCTTCGGTAAATCATATTAATACCTTAAAACCTGCACCAGAATTTTGCAACATTTACGGTTCCGTTTTTCTTACTTCCGATCCTAAGTACAAAAGATTAGCTCGCTATACCGTTTACCTGGAACCCAACGAAGCTTTTGCCAACCTGGTCGTTTTTAAAGAAGAAAACAAACTATTTGCCGATAAGCCGGGCTTGTGGCATCCTGCCTCGGGCTATGACTTTGCCGACCATGTTTTATACCTAACTACTAACCGGGCCTTTGCCGATTTTTCCATTTATTATACTAAATCCCGTTCGTTTGCGGGCTGCAAAGAATAA
- the uvrA gene encoding excinuclease ABC subunit UvrA, with protein MKIATTEQPDIDALDPKQFIIIKGARVHNLKNLSVALPRNQFIVVTGLSGSGKSSLAFDTLYAEGQRMYVESLSSYARQFLGRMDKPDVDYIRGISPAIAIEQKVSIKNNRSTVGTSTEIYDYLKLLYARIGKTISPVSGQPVRKDNVADVVDFIFKLDEETRVVILAPLQVQPDRKLTKELDLLLQKGYSRIYNNDQVLFIEDAISADAAEISGDVYILVDRAVLRKDDEDLQFRISDSVQTAFFEGHGECHIIYNGEKRIFSDKFELDGMVFEEPSVNFFSFNNPYGACQRCEGFGNVLGIDEDLVIPDKTLSVYEGAIAPWRTEKMSEWQVPLIKNGIRFDFPIHRPYNELTEEQKQLLWTGNKYFDGLDAFFAHVQAQTHKIQYRVMLSRYRGRTTCPDCRGTRLRKDASYVKINGMSITDSLLKPVTGVLDFFKNLQLSEHDLKVADRLAIEITNRLSYLVRVGLGYLTLNRLSSTLSGGESQRINLATSLGSALVGSMYILDEPSIGLHPRDAEQLIGVLRSLQKIGNTVIVVEHEEKMMEIADQIIDIGPEAGSGGGHLMFQGTYPELLQSTDTYTAQYLSGKRQVAVPAHRRQWRNAIEIVGARENNLKNVTVKFPLDVMTVITGVSGSGKSTLIKRILHPALAKVLGGHSDATGKFDKIQGSYSKISHVEFVDQNPIGKSSRSNPVTYVKAYDAIRTLFADQALAKARGFKPSHFSFNIEGGRCEVCQGEGQVKIEMQFMADIYLTCEACHGQKFKQDILEVKYKDQNIAEVLDMTIADSIDFFKEQPKIIEKLKPLDDVGLGYIRLGQSSNTLSGGEAQRVKLASFLTKGATTHSEGILFIFDEPSTGLHFHDINKLLTAINALIDKGNSVIIIEHNMDIVKCADWIIDMGPEGGTNGGHLLFEGTPEEMIKLENNATADYLREKLG; from the coding sequence ATGAAAATAGCAACCACCGAACAACCCGATATCGACGCTCTGGATCCCAAACAATTTATTATTATAAAGGGCGCGCGGGTTCATAATTTAAAAAATTTGAGCGTCGCGTTACCTCGTAATCAGTTTATTGTGGTTACGGGTTTATCCGGTTCCGGTAAATCGTCGCTGGCTTTCGATACGCTTTACGCCGAAGGGCAGCGCATGTACGTGGAAAGTTTAAGTTCGTACGCCCGCCAGTTTTTGGGCCGCATGGATAAACCCGATGTAGATTACATTCGCGGCATTAGTCCGGCCATTGCCATTGAGCAAAAAGTAAGCATTAAAAATAACCGCTCCACGGTAGGTACCAGCACCGAGATTTACGATTATTTAAAATTATTGTACGCCCGCATCGGTAAAACCATTTCGCCGGTTTCGGGCCAACCAGTCCGGAAAGATAATGTGGCCGATGTGGTTGATTTTATTTTTAAACTGGACGAAGAAACCCGGGTAGTTATATTGGCGCCCTTACAAGTGCAACCCGACCGCAAGCTGACCAAAGAGCTGGATTTACTGCTGCAAAAAGGTTATTCCCGCATTTACAACAACGACCAGGTATTATTTATCGAAGATGCTATCAGTGCCGATGCCGCGGAGATTTCTGGCGACGTATACATACTGGTAGACCGGGCCGTTTTACGCAAAGACGACGAAGATTTACAATTCCGGATTTCCGATTCGGTACAAACGGCTTTTTTCGAAGGTCACGGCGAATGCCACATTATTTACAACGGCGAAAAGCGGATTTTCTCCGATAAGTTTGAACTGGACGGAATGGTTTTCGAGGAGCCTTCGGTTAACTTTTTCTCGTTCAATAACCCGTACGGTGCCTGCCAACGCTGCGAAGGCTTTGGTAATGTATTAGGCATCGACGAAGATTTAGTAATTCCGGATAAAACTTTGAGCGTGTACGAAGGCGCAATTGCTCCCTGGAGAACTGAGAAAATGAGTGAGTGGCAAGTTCCGCTCATTAAAAACGGCATTCGCTTCGATTTCCCGATTCACCGGCCTTACAACGAACTCACTGAAGAACAAAAGCAACTGCTCTGGACCGGGAACAAATACTTCGACGGACTGGATGCTTTTTTTGCCCACGTCCAAGCGCAAACGCATAAAATTCAGTACCGGGTCATGCTGAGCCGTTACCGGGGTCGTACCACCTGCCCCGATTGCCGCGGAACACGTCTGCGGAAAGATGCCAGCTATGTAAAAATTAACGGCATGAGCATTACCGATTCGTTGTTAAAACCAGTAACTGGTGTGCTCGATTTTTTTAAAAATTTGCAGCTCTCCGAGCATGACCTGAAAGTTGCTGACCGCTTAGCCATCGAAATTACCAATCGGTTAAGCTACCTGGTGCGCGTAGGCTTAGGTTACCTTACTTTAAACCGCTTATCCTCTACCCTCTCCGGCGGCGAGTCGCAACGCATTAATTTGGCTACTTCGCTGGGCAGTGCGCTGGTAGGTTCTATGTATATTCTGGATGAACCCAGCATTGGCTTGCACCCCCGCGATGCCGAACAGTTAATTGGCGTATTGCGCTCGCTGCAAAAAATTGGCAATACGGTTATTGTGGTAGAGCACGAAGAAAAAATGATGGAAATTGCCGACCAGATTATTGATATTGGTCCGGAAGCGGGCTCGGGTGGTGGTCACCTCATGTTCCAGGGTACCTACCCCGAATTGCTTCAATCCACTGATACGTATACTGCCCAGTACTTAAGTGGCAAACGGCAAGTAGCAGTTCCGGCGCACCGCCGCCAGTGGCGCAATGCCATTGAAATAGTAGGCGCTCGCGAAAATAATTTAAAAAATGTAACGGTAAAGTTCCCGCTGGACGTGATGACCGTGATTACCGGCGTAAGCGGCTCGGGCAAATCAACTTTAATTAAACGGATTTTGCACCCCGCCTTAGCCAAAGTACTGGGTGGCCACTCCGATGCTACCGGTAAATTCGATAAAATACAGGGCAGTTACAGTAAAATCTCGCACGTTGAGTTTGTAGATCAAAACCCGATTGGTAAATCGTCGCGATCTAACCCGGTTACGTATGTAAAAGCCTACGATGCCATCCGGACGTTATTTGCCGACCAAGCCTTGGCCAAAGCACGGGGCTTTAAGCCGTCGCATTTTTCGTTTAACATTGAGGGCGGCCGTTGCGAAGTATGCCAGGGCGAAGGCCAGGTAAAAATTGAGATGCAGTTTATGGCCGATATTTACCTGACTTGCGAAGCCTGTCACGGGCAAAAGTTTAAGCAGGATATTCTGGAAGTAAAGTACAAAGACCAGAACATCGCTGAAGTGCTCGACATGACCATTGCCGACAGCATTGATTTCTTTAAAGAACAGCCCAAGATTATCGAAAAATTAAAACCGCTCGATGATGTTGGGTTAGGTTATATTCGCTTGGGTCAATCTTCTAACACGCTATCGGGTGGCGAAGCGCAACGGGTAAAATTAGCTTCGTTCCTTACCAAAGGCGCTACCACGCACTCCGAAGGCATCTTGTTTATTTTCGACGAACCTTCCACGGGCTTGCACTTCCACGACATTAACAAATTACTCACCGCCATTAACGCGCTAATCGATAAAGGCAACTCCGTGATTATTATTGAACATAACATGGACATCGTGAAATGCGCCGACTGGATCATCGACATGGGTCCGGAAGGCGGCACGAACGGCGGCCATTTATTGTTTGAAGGCACGCCCGAAGAAATGATTAAACTGGAAAACAACGCCACCGCCGATTACCTGCGGGAGAAGTTGGGGTAA
- a CDS encoding 30S ribosomal protein THX, which yields MGKGDIKSKKGKISKGSFGNSRPRKVNKVTTKKETSLLGKLVDKVKDLVK from the coding sequence ATGGGAAAAGGAGATATAAAATCAAAAAAAGGTAAAATTAGCAAAGGAAGCTTTGGTAACAGCCGGCCACGTAAAGTCAATAAAGTAACTACTAAAAAAGAAACCAGCCTGCTAGGTAAGCTGGTGGACAAAGTAAAAGACTTAGTAAAGTAA
- a CDS encoding MFS transporter: MSIEEYNSKQDPYAVLRLPEFRLYIVARLCLTLALQIQAVIVGWQIYDLTQDPLALGLIGLTEAIPSIVVALYAGHVADSTSRKKIIISCVGLLLVCSAGLLFYSLNLKNSMAQLGTLPIYSVIFLSGIARGFMGPATFSFMPQLLPDKTWYINAVSWSSTTWQGASVAGPAIGGLLYGFFGVQTAYTADVGLTILAFIFYNLISAKPLPENTERLPIKESLLSGLRFVFNNQIILSAISLDLFAVLFGGAVALLPIFASEILHTGPQGLGFLRAAPAVGSVAMAAYLTHYPMKVDAGKKMLFCVAGFGICMILFGLSTSFYFSVLLLGLSGMFDSISVIIRSTLMQTLTPEHMKGRVSSVNNIFVGSSNEIGSFESGFVAKLLGVVPSVVFGGCMTLLVVGITAYKADKLRKLHL; this comes from the coding sequence ATGTCGATAGAAGAATATAATTCAAAACAGGATCCGTACGCGGTGTTACGGTTGCCGGAATTCCGGTTGTATATTGTAGCCCGTTTGTGTTTAACCTTAGCCTTGCAAATACAAGCCGTAATTGTGGGCTGGCAGATTTACGATCTTACCCAAGACCCGCTGGCTTTGGGTTTGATCGGCTTAACCGAAGCAATACCTTCTATTGTGGTAGCCCTTTACGCCGGCCACGTGGCCGATAGCACCAGTCGGAAAAAAATTATCATTAGCTGCGTAGGCTTGTTACTGGTTTGTTCGGCGGGTTTGCTGTTTTATTCCTTAAATTTAAAAAACAGCATGGCGCAGCTGGGTACTTTGCCTATTTATTCGGTTATTTTCCTGAGCGGTATTGCCCGCGGTTTTATGGGGCCGGCTACTTTTTCGTTTATGCCGCAACTGTTGCCCGATAAAACCTGGTACATCAACGCGGTTAGCTGGTCCAGCACCACCTGGCAAGGAGCCTCAGTAGCGGGCCCGGCGATTGGGGGTTTGCTCTACGGTTTTTTTGGCGTACAAACCGCGTACACTGCCGATGTAGGTTTAACCATTCTGGCTTTTATATTTTACAATTTAATTAGTGCCAAGCCTTTGCCCGAAAACACGGAACGTTTACCTATTAAAGAAAGCTTACTCTCCGGCTTGCGGTTTGTGTTTAATAACCAGATAATTTTAAGCGCTATTTCGCTGGATTTGTTTGCCGTTTTATTTGGCGGCGCGGTAGCCTTATTGCCCATTTTTGCTTCCGAAATCCTGCACACTGGTCCGCAAGGCTTAGGTTTTTTGCGGGCTGCTCCCGCTGTAGGTTCAGTGGCAATGGCCGCTTACCTCACGCATTATCCCATGAAAGTAGATGCCGGTAAAAAAATGCTTTTTTGCGTAGCCGGGTTTGGCATTTGCATGATTTTATTCGGTCTATCCACCAGTTTTTACTTTTCAGTACTACTTTTGGGTTTGAGCGGCATGTTTGATTCTATTAGCGTCATTATCCGATCAACGCTGATGCAAACGCTTACGCCGGAACACATGAAAGGCCGGGTTTCCTCAGTAAATAATATTTTTGTGGGTTCCTCCAACGAGATTGGCTCCTTCGAATCGGGCTTTGTGGCGAAACTATTGGGAGTAGTTCCTTCCGTCGTTTTTGGTGGCTGCATGACTTTACTGGTAGTGGGCATTACCGCTTACAAAGCCGATAAACTACGAAAACTACATCTCTGA
- a CDS encoding EamA family transporter, which produces MKPNKYYSAAITAFAIWGFIVFPLRVVANFPSGQILYFRVLFAMLGLAAVTFLFRRQSLRQTWQAYQSENRQEKRRLALLTITGGLLLMVNWLVFIYVINHIDIQTGSFSYLLCPILTALLGYLILKEKLRANQWLAIGISILSCCLIGTGAVTNLVYSLFVALSYAFFLITQRALRQYDKLVLLTVQLIIVFICIGPFYTLFKGDAGNLPLTGTFYTSVAVLSFLFTILPLFLNMYALKELKSGTIGILMYINPILNFLIAFWYFQEKTSLEKTIAYGLIFISVLIYNLPARKKSPALYVR; this is translated from the coding sequence GTGAAACCAAATAAATATTACTCTGCTGCCATTACTGCTTTTGCTATTTGGGGGTTTATTGTTTTTCCGTTACGAGTAGTTGCTAATTTTCCGAGCGGGCAGATTTTATACTTCCGGGTTTTATTTGCGATGCTGGGCTTAGCTGCTGTTACTTTTTTATTCCGGCGCCAAAGTTTAAGACAAACCTGGCAAGCTTACCAATCCGAAAACCGCCAAGAGAAGCGGCGTCTGGCTTTATTAACCATAACCGGCGGCTTGTTGTTAATGGTTAACTGGCTGGTGTTTATTTACGTGATCAACCACATCGACATCCAGACCGGTTCTTTCTCGTATCTGCTTTGTCCTATTTTAACCGCCTTGCTAGGATATTTAATCTTAAAAGAAAAACTACGGGCTAACCAGTGGTTAGCCATTGGCATTAGTATTTTAAGTTGCTGTTTAATTGGTACCGGAGCGGTCACTAATTTAGTTTATTCCTTATTCGTAGCCCTGAGCTACGCCTTTTTTTTAATTACCCAACGGGCTTTACGACAATATGATAAACTGGTTCTGCTTACTGTACAGCTGATTATTGTGTTTATTTGCATCGGGCCATTTTATACTTTGTTTAAAGGCGATGCTGGTAATTTACCTTTAACCGGTACCTTCTACACTTCGGTAGCAGTGTTAAGTTTCTTGTTTACCATTTTGCCTTTGTTCCTGAATATGTATGCCCTCAAGGAATTAAAATCCGGAACCATCGGCATTTTAATGTACATCAATCCTATTTTAAATTTTTTGATTGCTTTCTGGTACTTTCAGGAAAAAACCAGTTTAGAAAAAACCATTGCTTACGGTTTGATATTTATATCTGTGCTGATTTACAATTTGCCCGCTCGAAAAAAAAGCCCGGCATTGTACGTCAGATGA
- a CDS encoding DinB family protein, giving the protein MLPSPQSVANRINYLCDLLPDKFRLIPAEEFSFKPHPDKWSRKEILGHLLDSAANNHQRFVRGQLEDTPVIFYQQDNWVRVQAYQSANVALLISCWVSYNRHLAHVISQLTPENLKKQCRDKDGAAVTLAFLIEDYVQHLEHHLKQITDY; this is encoded by the coding sequence ATGCTGCCTTCCCCGCAATCTGTTGCCAATCGGATTAATTACTTATGCGATCTGTTGCCGGATAAATTCCGATTAATACCGGCAGAAGAATTTTCGTTTAAACCGCATCCGGATAAATGGTCCAGAAAAGAAATTTTAGGCCATTTACTAGATTCTGCCGCCAATAACCACCAACGTTTTGTAAGAGGGCAGTTAGAAGATACGCCCGTTATATTTTACCAGCAAGATAATTGGGTGCGCGTTCAGGCTTATCAAAGCGCAAACGTAGCGCTGCTTATTAGTTGTTGGGTAAGTTATAACCGGCACCTGGCCCATGTTATTAGCCAGCTAACACCCGAAAATTTAAAAAAACAATGCCGCGACAAAGACGGGGCAGCGGTTACTTTGGCTTTTTTAATCGAAGATTATGTGCAGCACCTGGAGCATCATTTAAAGCAAATAACCGATTATTAA